The sequence below is a genomic window from Glycine max cultivar Williams 82 chromosome 20, Glycine_max_v4.0, whole genome shotgun sequence.
ATAACATCTATTTTCGTTATTCTTTAGcccataaaaaacttaaatgcaagaaacaacaaataaacaaaatgatccaaacaaacaataattattaataataatattgaatcATGAACTTTAGAGATTTAAATCTGTTGGGAGAAGACAAAGTGAAAGGCTAAGAGTTAAGAGAAGAGACGAGGGTAGTAGTGGCCACTAGGAAATGAAAATGTCACAGTTTCAAGTTGTATATACTTTTGTTTATTGAGCCTTTaatgttttgtaaattattctAACTAACGCAAGCCTTCCCACTTTTTCACAGTGAAAAGCGTTTCTGGTGTGCTCTTATTTATTCATCGTAAGTAAGAAAAGGTTCCTAAACGAATATACGTTTTTCATATTGCTGCTTTATGGCTATGCTTCACTGCTTTTCAAGGTCTGCTCATTGAGGGTGGGTGGGTCCACGAGCCTAGCAGTGTTAAGATTGCAGTCTTCAatcattttaaacataaattctCAGAGCAGAATCACTCTAGGCCAACCTTGGATGGGGTCCAGTTTCCCTCCTTTGGCCAAGGGCATAAGGAAAGCCTTGTTGCTAGATTCTCTGAAGTGGAAATGAAATCAGCAGTGTGGATAGTGTCCCCTCTGTTCAGCCAGCTGGTGGTTTACTTTCTTTATGGAACAATTCAGCTTTTCATGTGGAAAGGAGAATTAAAGGCCatagctttttatttttagatgggAGATGGGTTAGTGAAGACCACAAACTTTTCATAGTTAATGTCTATGCCCCTTGTGATCTAGCTGGGAAAAGAATTCTGTGGGAGGAGTTAAGACAACAATGAATTCAATGAATGGCTAGAAGATCTTGATGTGGTTGAACCACCATGTATTGGGACAAAATATACTTGGTTTAGACCAAATGGAACAGCCAGAAGCAAGTTAGACAAAGCCTTTGTTTCCTCAGAATGGCTCACTAAATGGCCAGCTAGTTCGCAGTTTGTCCTAGAACGAAACTTCTCTGACCACTATCCAGTATTATTTAAATCCAAAAATGTAGATTGGGGGGCAAAACCATTCAGAGTACTCGATTGTTGGCTCAAGGATAAGTCTTTTGGGAAGATAGTGAAGGAATGATGGACTCAAACACAGCTGAGTGGTTGGGGTGGTTTTGCACTCAAATAGAAGATCAAACGCCTTAAGGAAAGGCTGAAGTCATGGAACAAAGAGCAGTTCGGAGACACATTTAAGAGGGTCTAGCAGCTAGAGGCAGAGCTTAATAAATTGGAATCTGAAGCAGCAAATAGGCAGATGACTCCCCAAGAAATTACAATTAGAAAGAGGCTACAGCAAGATCTTTGGACAGCAGCCCAAGCTCACGAATCTTTAATGAGGCAGAAGGCGAGATCTAAATGGATCAAGGAAGGCGATTGTAACTCCCGATACTTCCACCTGCTGATTAACTCACACCGCAGATTTAATGTCTTAAATGGTGTGGTTATTAACGGGTCATGGATTGATGAGCCAAATAGAGTAAAAGAGGAAGTTCGCAGTTTTTTTCGGCAAAGATTCCAAGAATCCATGCACAGCAGGCCAAATTTAAATGGCATTATCTTCCATAGTATTGGACAACGAGAAAACCAAAGGCTGGTGGACAGCTTCAGCGAGGAAGAAATCAGGACAGCGATGTGGGACTGTGATAGCGAAAAGAGCCCAGGGCCCGatggatttaattttaaattcatcaagCAATTTTGGCAGATTTTGAAACCGGATGTCCTCCGATTTATAGATGAATTTCATGCAAATGGTGTTATCCCAAGGGGAGCTAATGCTTCATTTATTGCCTTAATACCCAAGGTGACTGACCCGCAATGCCTCGATGACTTCAGACCCATCTCACTCATAGGATACGTCTATAAGATCGTGGCTAAGTTGCTAGCCAATAGATTGAAGAGAGCTATGTCATCTATTATAGATGAACATCAATCTGCTTTCATAGTCGAAAGACACTTATTACACAACGTTGTCATTGCTAATGAAGTAGTAGAGGAAGCAAGGAGGGAACAAAAGTCATGCATGATATTCAAGGTCGACTTTGAAAGAGCCTACGATTTAGTTTCATGGAATTTTCTCTCTTACATGCTGAGGAGGTTGGGGTTCTGCAAAAAATGGATACTTTGGATCGAAGGCTGTCTTAAATCTGCCATGGTGTCGGTGTTGGTTAATGGAAGTCCCACAACAGAGTTTGTTCCCCAAAAAGGCCTTAGACAAGGTGATCCCCTTGTGCCCCTACTGTTGAATATTGTAGCTGAGGGGCTCACTGGACTTATGAGGGAAGCAGTCAACCAGGAGATGTTCACTGAGTTTTTTGTGGGGGAGAAAAATGTACCTGTTAGCGTTTTACAATATGCCGATGACACCATATTTTTTGGAGAGGATAACATGCAAAATGTTAAGACAATCAAGTCTATTCTGAGGGCCTTCGAACTTACATCGggccttaaaataaattatgcgaAGAGCTGTTTTGGGGCTATGGGACAATCACAACAATGGATAATGCAGGCTACGGGTTACTTGAATTGTAGAATTCTATTTATGCCATTCACTTATCTGGGAATACCCATAGGGGCTAATCCAAGGCGTAGTGAGCTTTGGGATTCGATAATTagaaagagtgaaaaaaattagCGAGATGGAAACAGAGACACTTATCCTTTGGGGGGTGAGTGATCCTTATAAAATCCATCCTAACATCTAtccctattttctttctcttttttttcaggATCCCCAATAAGGTAGCGGGCAAACTGATTCAAATACAGAGAAGGTTCCTATGGGGAGGAGGAACAGATCAGAAGAAAATAGCATGGGTCAAATGGGACACAATTTGTCTCCCAAAACAAAAGGGTGGACTGGAAATAAAAGACATCAGCCTGTTCAACAAAGCATTGCTGGGAAAGTGGTGGTGGAATTTGATGCAGCAAAATTCAGAAATATGGGCTAAAATTCTGGATTCAAAATATGGAGGGTGGAGAGCATTAGCTGAAGGAAAAAGAGCCCCCAAGGCATCAATATGGTGGAAGGACTTACAGTTGATGATACATGAACAAAAGATGAATACTGTGTTGCAAACTGAAACAGAATGGAAGCTGGGTTGTGGGGATAAATTTAGACTTTGGGAGGACAAATGGGTACGAGGAGGAGAAGCATTAATGAGGAAATATCCCAGGCTATATCAAGCCTCCTGCCAACAGAAAAGACTCATTCAGCAAGCGGGGAGACAAACCGAAACAGGTTGGGAATGGAATCTTGAGTGGAGAAGACCcctatttgacaatgaagtaGATGCAGCTGTCAGATTTATGGATGACATATCACAGATACAAATCCAAAATCAGATCACTGATTGCTGGATATGGAAACCAGAAACTACAGGACAGTACTATACTAAAAGCGCATATTACCTGCTACAAGAAGCCACAGTAGGGGACACCCTGGATGAGGCACTAGAGGAtctatggaagctaaaaatcCCAGCAAAAGCTCAAATTTTTGCATGGAGATTGATCAAAGACAGGCTACCAACCAAAGCTAATCTAAGAAGAAGACAAATCCAGATGAATGACACAATCTATCCTTTTTGCAGAAGTATGGAGGAGGAAGCCTCTCACCTATTTTTTGATTGCCCAAATACACAACCCTTATGGTGGGAATCCCTCTCCTGGATTCAAACCAGGGGAGCTTTTTCTATTAATCCAAGACAACATTTCATGCAGCAAACAATTGGCACAAATGGTGGAAAGCAGTATTCTAGATGGAAGTGCTGGTGGGTGGCCCTATCCTGGTCTATTTGGCAGCACAAAAATCGAAATGTCTTCCTAAATGAACCTTTTGATGGAAGCAAGCTGCTGGAAGATGCAATATTTCTAATCTGGTCATGGCTTAGAGGGTT
It includes:
- the LOC102669464 gene encoding uncharacterized protein, whose amino-acid sequence is MTPQEITIRKRLQQDLWTAAQAHESLMRQKARSKWIKEGDCNSRYFHLLINSHRRFNVLNGVVINGSWIDEPNRVKEEVRSFFRQRFQESMHSRPNLNGIIFHSIGQRENQRLVDSFSEEEIRTAMWDCDSEKSPGPDGFNFKFIKQFWQILKPDVLRFIDEFHANGVIPRGANASFIALIPKVTDPQCLDDFRPISLIGYVYKIVAKLLANRLKRAMSSIIDEHQSAFIVERHLLHNVVIANEVVEEARREQKSCMIFKVDFERAYDLVSWNFLSYMLRRLGFCKKWILWIEGCLKSAMVSVLVNGSPTTEFVPQKGLRQGDPLVPLLLNIVAEGLTGLMREAVNQEMFTEFFVGEKNVPVSVLQYADDTIFFGEDNMQNVKTIKIPNKVAGKLIQIQRRFLWGGGTDQKKIAWVKWDTICLPKQKGGLEIKDISLFNKALLGKWWWNLMQQNSEIWAKILDSKYGGWRALAEGKRAPKASIWWKDLQLMIHEQKMNTVLQTETEWKLGCGDKFRLWEDKWVRGGEALMRKYPRLYQASCQQKRLIQQAGRQTETGWEWNLEWRRPLFDNEVDAAVRFMDDISQIQIQNQITDCWIWKPETTGQYYTKSAYYLLQEATVGDTLDEALEDLWKLKIPAKAQIFAWRLIKDRLPTKANLRRRQIQMNDTIYPFCRSMEEEASHLFFDCPNTQPLWWESLSWIQTRGAFSINPRQHFMQQTIGTNGGKQYSRWKCWWVALSWSIWQHKNRNVFLNEPFDGSKLLEDAIFLIWSWLRGFEKDFVDSYTYWSSNLPVAFCI